In the genome of Macellibacteroides fermentans, one region contains:
- a CDS encoding RagB/SusD family nutrient uptake outer membrane protein, with protein sequence MKRKSIISILTGAALLCSMPSCMDLDETVYDKVQADKFGKTDAEINSIIAPIYKTLKKAWPNAYFYMTECSGDMAITPTRKGGDWWDNGAYKDLHMHTWTINTGTIKDGWNDAMQSISTCNQVYSIIEASPSMTEEARTRTLAEIRGIRAYWYYMLIDNFGNVPLVTDFSDTELPATKSRKEVYDFVVKELNEIKDKLRDDVTGASYGKFTKGAAYTLLAKMYLNAQVWTGTPNWQGVIDACNEVMKLDYIIEPDWKQSFIVNNQNSKEIILPICFGRADGGNTMHYRTLHYLDPIALGMTVGTWNGVCAQPDYVKAFDDADKRKVGSFLMGEMKDPATGKVLMTAHNRPLNHTIDLTLIPGTERGGTTWGDVNQEDGARANKWEFEVGLAASDQENDFAIFRLADVYLMKAEALVRAGQDNAEATRLVNIIRTRGFGNTNHNYTSVTLDNIRMERKFELAWEMYSRQDNIRFGTFLDARFLKTKSDEYRKLFCIPQDAWQTNNKLVQNPGYPAFAK encoded by the coding sequence ATGAAAAGAAAATCAATTATATCAATACTGACCGGAGCTGCTCTGTTGTGTTCCATGCCATCGTGTATGGACCTGGATGAAACGGTTTACGATAAGGTGCAGGCCGATAAGTTTGGCAAAACCGATGCGGAGATAAACTCAATCATCGCCCCTATCTATAAGACTCTTAAAAAGGCATGGCCCAACGCCTATTTTTACATGACGGAATGCTCGGGCGATATGGCTATAACTCCTACCCGTAAGGGTGGCGACTGGTGGGATAACGGTGCCTATAAAGATTTACATATGCACACCTGGACTATCAATACCGGAACCATTAAAGATGGTTGGAACGATGCCATGCAGAGTATTTCTACCTGTAACCAGGTATACAGCATTATTGAGGCATCGCCAAGTATGACGGAAGAGGCCCGCACCCGTACCCTGGCGGAAATCCGCGGAATCAGGGCCTATTGGTACTATATGCTGATAGACAACTTTGGAAACGTTCCTTTGGTGACCGATTTTAGCGATACCGAACTTCCGGCTACCAAGTCAAGAAAAGAGGTGTACGATTTCGTGGTTAAAGAGCTGAACGAGATTAAAGATAAATTACGCGACGATGTAACCGGTGCCAGCTATGGTAAATTTACCAAGGGTGCTGCCTATACATTGCTTGCCAAGATGTACCTGAATGCGCAGGTGTGGACAGGAACTCCCAACTGGCAGGGTGTGATTGATGCTTGTAACGAGGTTATGAAGCTCGATTATATTATCGAACCGGATTGGAAACAGAGTTTTATCGTTAACAACCAGAACTCCAAAGAGATCATTCTTCCAATCTGTTTTGGTCGTGCCGACGGTGGAAATACGATGCATTACCGTACCCTTCACTACCTTGATCCTATTGCTTTGGGTATGACGGTAGGTACATGGAACGGTGTTTGTGCTCAACCGGATTATGTGAAGGCGTTTGACGATGCCGACAAGCGTAAAGTAGGTTCATTCCTGATGGGTGAAATGAAAGACCCGGCTACAGGTAAAGTACTTATGACTGCTCACAACCGTCCGCTTAACCATACAATAGACCTTACCCTGATTCCGGGAACGGAACGTGGTGGTACAACCTGGGGTGATGTAAACCAGGAAGATGGTGCACGTGCCAACAAATGGGAATTTGAAGTGGGATTGGCTGCATCCGATCAGGAAAATGATTTCGCTATTTTCCGTTTGGCAGATGTATACCTGATGAAAGCCGAGGCTTTGGTACGCGCCGGTCAGGATAACGCAGAAGCAACCCGTCTGGTTAATATTATCAGAACACGTGGTTTCGGTAATACAAACCATAATTACACATCTGTAACGTTGGATAACATCCGTATGGAACGTAAATTCGAGTTGGCATGGGAGATGTACAGCCGTCAGGATAACATCCGCTTCGGTACATTCCTGGATGCCCGGTTCCTTAAAACAAAATCGGACGAATACCGCAAACTGTTCTGTATCCCTCAGGATGCATGGCAGACAAACAACAAGCTGGTTCAGAATCCGGGTTATCCCGCATTTGCTAAATAA
- a CDS encoding TolB family protein, producing MKRMKTRHVILAGSVVIVLSAGLLIGSSLQKSYPENAVTESRYPDLYPDYTGVSVPSNMAPLNFKLAAVYDKSYVKVTNRDQSRQMECFGSHKVQFDMADWHNLLQACAGDSLWIEVSARSKQQWITWKKFAIYVSKDTIDPYMVYRLIEPGYEKWHIVGIYQRNLETFHEKPVIENKLTGYNCVNCHSFCNGNPDRMMFHMRADNGGTYIVSDGEIEKLKTKTDQTVSNLTYPYWHPSGRYIASSVNTIRQFFHAVPGKKMEVFDAESDVVVYDVSKKEILSKSSLITKDAYETFPSFSADGKWLYFCSAPALKMPEKYNQLRYSLCRVPFDAANGTIGSQVDTLVRADSISVSFPRMSPDGNFMMYTETAYGQFPIWHKDAEIRMIDLRSGRQTEMGQVNSEDTESYHSWSSNSRWFVVSSRRENGVYTLPYLVHVDEDGTTSKPFLLPQQDPDHYNFLLYSYNIPELVKGEVDVNPYDIQHAATTDQGIQVKFR from the coding sequence ATGAAAAGAATGAAAACACGCCACGTTATACTTGCCGGATCGGTCGTTATTGTGCTGTCGGCTGGACTGTTGATTGGTAGCTCGCTTCAAAAAAGCTATCCTGAAAATGCCGTAACAGAGAGCCGTTATCCGGATCTGTACCCCGATTATACCGGAGTATCGGTACCCTCCAATATGGCTCCGCTTAATTTCAAGTTAGCTGCCGTATACGACAAAAGCTACGTAAAGGTTACCAACAGGGATCAAAGCAGGCAGATGGAATGTTTTGGCTCCCACAAAGTGCAGTTTGACATGGCTGACTGGCACAACCTGTTGCAGGCATGTGCCGGCGACTCGCTGTGGATTGAAGTCTCCGCCCGTTCCAAACAGCAGTGGATCACCTGGAAGAAGTTTGCCATCTATGTCAGCAAGGATACAATAGACCCCTATATGGTTTACCGCCTCATCGAGCCGGGATACGAGAAATGGCACATTGTTGGGATTTATCAGCGTAATCTGGAGACATTCCACGAAAAGCCTGTCATCGAGAATAAGCTAACGGGCTACAACTGCGTGAACTGTCACTCGTTCTGCAACGGGAATCCCGACCGGATGATGTTTCATATGCGTGCCGACAATGGGGGTACTTACATCGTATCCGATGGGGAGATTGAGAAGCTGAAGACCAAAACAGATCAGACCGTAAGCAACCTCACCTACCCCTATTGGCATCCTTCGGGCAGATACATCGCGTCGTCTGTAAACACGATTCGGCAATTCTTTCATGCTGTTCCGGGTAAAAAGATGGAGGTATTCGATGCCGAATCGGATGTGGTGGTGTATGATGTATCCAAAAAAGAGATTCTATCGAAGTCGTCGCTTATTACCAAGGATGCCTACGAGACCTTCCCTTCATTCTCGGCCGACGGCAAGTGGCTCTATTTCTGTTCGGCCCCTGCCCTGAAGATGCCCGAAAAGTACAACCAGCTTCGGTACAGTCTGTGCAGGGTGCCCTTCGATGCTGCCAACGGAACCATCGGTTCGCAGGTAGACACCCTGGTACGTGCCGATTCCATCAGTGTATCCTTCCCCCGCATGTCTCCCGATGGGAACTTTATGATGTATACGGAAACAGCTTACGGTCAGTTTCCGATCTGGCACAAGGATGCCGAGATACGGATGATAGACCTCCGATCGGGCAGGCAAACGGAGATGGGACAGGTTAACAGTGAGGATACCGAAAGCTATCATAGCTGGAGCAGCAACAGCCGCTGGTTCGTAGTAAGCAGTCGCCGCGAAAACGGCGTTTATACGCTTCCCTATCTGGTGCATGTAGACGAAGATGGAACAACCTCGAAACCCTTTCTGCTCCCACAACAGGATCCGGATCACTACAACTTCCTGCTTTATTCTTACAACATTCCGGAACTGGTAAAGGGCGAAGTGGATGTAAATCCCTACGATATACAGCATGCAGCTACAACAGATCAAGGGATTCAGGTAAAGTTCCGGTAA
- a CDS encoding putative quinol monooxygenase: MIKNKIILVIGTIMLTMTAVTAQSDGDMLVRISEIEVYPQYLDEYLEFALNVGATSVKEEPGVIAIYPMIQKRDSCQIRILEIYASQEAYRHHIGTKHFQTYKQGTLHMVKHLDLVDMTPMNPSAMPEIFRKLK; the protein is encoded by the coding sequence ATGATTAAAAATAAGATTATTCTTGTAATAGGAACTATTATGCTTACCATGACAGCAGTAACAGCGCAATCGGATGGAGATATGCTGGTGCGTATTTCGGAAATAGAGGTATATCCTCAGTACCTGGACGAATACCTGGAGTTTGCTCTTAATGTGGGGGCTACCTCCGTGAAAGAAGAGCCCGGAGTAATTGCCATCTATCCCATGATTCAGAAGCGCGACTCGTGTCAGATACGCATCCTCGAGATTTATGCCAGTCAGGAGGCTTACCGGCACCATATCGGTACGAAGCATTTCCAGACCTACAAGCAAGGTACGCTCCATATGGTGAAACATCTCGATCTGGTGGATATGACTCCTATGAATCCTTCGGCCATGCCCGAGATATTCCGTAAATTAAAATAA
- a CDS encoding DUF6057 family protein, giving the protein MKPHRFDNLILIGLFVAGSFLYFDLHYRYWYHFMEQFVLFLYTNAYFTDLIHTPGGLTEYLNGALMQFFVLPHVAPAILALVSVLIAVSALLFYRRCGYLFSALWCLVPGFLFWIFPPESLSVPISLLTGLVVALGYTYSLAGYRRFLLAAGLLTACYLLAAPAHLLAAFLMGFYEISKPGNKQKFVTALTYLAFALLLPLLAMRTLFVVPMEEVFFSRYLYHPEYPQPLSFRIIGCSLPLLSILLYGLRKWQSGFKYSRSLCYLLLIGGIALGILYGGRPIEQTYRYDYYARTGNWQKIIDHAGKHPVKDLNALVYLNLALSHTNQLGNRQFDFLQAGVSGLIPQDPVTRLDLIAASEVAWQIGHINSSQRYAFVGVLSSERRVQSRLMTRLVETYLVNEEYGAARKYITILENTLFYRDWARKMRGLLKEDTAGKTPWITEKRKVNVVTDNPFDPAKTLPNALGYLLDDHPNNRPALEYALSYLLLYKDLTAFMQYMQSAQSLYTKLPIHYQEAICIYYATVESNPEAFSSYGIDRNVYERFIKFCSVAGNGPKALQQEFGNTYYYYAQFEETPQRN; this is encoded by the coding sequence ATGAAACCACATCGCTTTGATAACCTTATTCTGATTGGATTGTTTGTTGCAGGCAGCTTTTTGTATTTCGACCTGCATTACAGGTACTGGTATCACTTTATGGAACAGTTTGTTTTGTTTCTGTACACCAATGCCTATTTTACGGATTTGATTCATACACCCGGGGGACTTACCGAATATCTGAACGGGGCTTTGATGCAGTTTTTTGTGCTGCCTCATGTTGCTCCGGCTATTCTGGCCCTCGTATCAGTACTTATAGCGGTATCCGCCCTTCTGTTTTACAGAAGGTGCGGATACCTTTTTTCTGCCTTGTGGTGCCTTGTTCCGGGCTTCCTTTTCTGGATATTCCCACCCGAATCTCTAAGTGTGCCAATATCGCTGCTCACCGGATTGGTAGTTGCTCTGGGTTACACGTATTCGCTTGCCGGTTACCGGCGTTTTCTGCTGGCTGCGGGATTGCTTACGGCTTGTTATCTGTTGGCTGCTCCGGCTCATCTGCTGGCAGCTTTCCTGATGGGATTTTACGAAATCAGCAAGCCAGGTAATAAACAGAAATTTGTCACGGCACTGACTTATCTTGCATTTGCTCTGCTGCTGCCTCTTCTTGCCATGCGTACCCTGTTTGTGGTTCCCATGGAGGAGGTTTTCTTTAGCCGTTACCTGTATCATCCCGAATATCCTCAGCCGTTGTCGTTCCGTATCATCGGATGCTCACTCCCACTCCTGTCCATTCTGCTGTATGGATTACGGAAATGGCAGTCCGGCTTCAAGTACAGTCGGTCCTTATGTTATTTGCTTCTTATCGGTGGTATCGCATTAGGTATACTGTATGGAGGACGCCCAATTGAGCAGACCTACCGCTACGATTACTATGCACGTACAGGCAACTGGCAAAAGATTATAGACCATGCCGGCAAGCATCCGGTAAAGGACCTCAATGCGCTGGTTTACCTCAACCTGGCTTTGTCGCATACCAACCAGTTGGGGAACCGGCAGTTTGATTTTCTGCAGGCGGGGGTATCCGGACTTATTCCGCAGGATCCGGTAACCCGACTGGATCTGATTGCTGCCAGCGAGGTGGCCTGGCAAATAGGGCATATCAACAGTTCGCAGCGCTATGCCTTCGTGGGGGTGCTGAGTTCGGAACGAAGGGTGCAAAGCCGACTGATGACGCGCTTGGTTGAAACGTATCTTGTGAATGAGGAGTACGGTGCTGCACGGAAGTACATCACCATCCTAGAAAATACATTGTTTTATCGGGATTGGGCCCGTAAGATGCGGGGGTTGCTAAAGGAGGATACCGCCGGAAAGACTCCCTGGATTACCGAAAAGCGGAAGGTGAATGTGGTGACCGACAATCCGTTCGATCCTGCTAAAACGTTACCCAATGCCCTGGGCTATCTGTTAGACGATCATCCCAACAACCGGCCGGCGCTGGAATATGCCCTGTCGTACCTGCTTTTATACAAGGACCTGACCGCTTTTATGCAATATATGCAGTCGGCCCAAAGTCTGTATACAAAACTTCCCATCCATTATCAGGAGGCGATCTGTATTTATTATGCTACGGTGGAGTCTAATCCTGAAGCTTTCAGTTCGTATGGAATCGACCGGAACGTATACGAACGGTTTATCAAGTTCTGCAGTGTGGCGGGCAACGGGCCCAAAGCGCTTCAGCAGGAATTCGGGAATACATATTACTATTACGCTCAGTTTGAAGAAACTCCTCAAAGGAACTAA
- a CDS encoding flavodoxin has protein sequence MKQLILILACVLAGTFTHAQEKKVLVAYFSCTGNTETVAKAIAQATHATLYRIQAEKAYSAADLDWQDKQSRSSIEMGSTTSRPVLADKNAQAETYDILFLGYPIWWNQTPRIINTFIESYNLKGKTVIPFATSGSSSIQNSTNLLKKQYSDINWQTGRLLNNGTPDAIKWAEGIVKAQL, from the coding sequence ATGAAACAATTGATTTTAATCCTTGCATGTGTTCTGGCGGGGACATTTACGCATGCCCAAGAGAAGAAAGTTCTGGTTGCGTACTTTTCCTGCACAGGAAATACCGAAACTGTGGCCAAAGCCATTGCCCAAGCCACTCATGCCACATTGTATCGCATCCAGGCCGAGAAAGCTTATTCAGCTGCCGATCTCGACTGGCAGGATAAGCAGAGCCGCAGCAGTATTGAGATGGGTAGTACAACATCGCGCCCTGTACTTGCCGATAAGAATGCACAGGCGGAAACCTACGACATACTATTTCTGGGTTATCCCATCTGGTGGAACCAAACTCCCCGGATTATCAACACGTTCATTGAAAGCTACAATTTGAAAGGGAAGACCGTCATTCCATTTGCCACATCGGGCAGCAGCTCTATACAAAACAGTACAAACTTATTAAAGAAGCAGTACAGCGACATCAACTGGCAAACAGGGAGGTTGCTCAACAACGGCACTCCCGATGCCATAAAATGGGCCGAAGGGATAGTAAAAGCACAACTTTAG
- a CDS encoding DNA primase — protein MKKHSKQSEFVEDHLTLETVVNWYGSVHFKSNGKALMRCPFHNDTHPSLKLDNHKGLWHCFPCGKGGDKATFVMEKESCSYPEALKLLCARHGGPSDQSSESTETKGPIYENPIEFEGFFAPLETPKAKQKAPEPEATPEQLRAMEQENRAFANSCYGYVPDCGGLSEAYVNFGVRMVRQYPPQGFTQFKGRIAFPIHNERGILVGFTCRYFGQINSVGGKGIPKYINSANNALYNKSRVIYGLYQAIDHILSEGLVHMVEGPKDCIAMHAAGYQNTVALCGSALSDEQIELLKRYARRVSLVLDGDEAGQNAAARIEKQLADAGFMVMNCLLPEGEDPDSLFHRYGKEGFCTIFRESAYNRRVKKFGGTLDDESGESDIRVALFCDDELEVIALHQQNLMERPRLERLEAEIRMEMDHLMGILFYTTNKPERTEVLQRLVHASKRLNILYKELNRPHGTYNKQIRIK, from the coding sequence ATGAAAAAGCACTCTAAACAATCAGAATTTGTGGAAGACCATCTTACCCTCGAGACGGTGGTGAACTGGTACGGATCCGTACACTTTAAATCCAATGGTAAAGCGTTGATGCGCTGTCCGTTCCACAACGACACCCATCCCTCGCTGAAGTTAGACAACCACAAAGGGCTGTGGCACTGCTTCCCCTGCGGTAAAGGGGGCGACAAAGCTACCTTTGTAATGGAAAAGGAGTCGTGCTCCTACCCCGAAGCCCTCAAACTGCTATGCGCACGCCATGGCGGACCGTCTGATCAATCATCAGAAAGCACTGAAACAAAGGGGCCGATTTATGAAAACCCTATAGAATTTGAGGGATTCTTCGCTCCATTGGAAACACCGAAGGCTAAACAGAAAGCGCCCGAACCCGAAGCAACCCCGGAACAACTCCGGGCCATGGAGCAGGAAAACAGAGCGTTTGCCAATTCATGCTACGGCTATGTACCCGACTGCGGAGGTCTCTCCGAAGCTTATGTGAACTTTGGTGTGAGAATGGTACGGCAATATCCCCCACAAGGCTTTACCCAGTTTAAGGGACGCATCGCCTTCCCCATCCACAACGAACGGGGCATACTGGTGGGCTTTACCTGCCGGTACTTTGGGCAGATAAATTCCGTAGGCGGCAAAGGGATACCCAAGTATATCAACAGCGCCAACAATGCCCTCTACAACAAAAGCCGGGTAATATACGGACTGTACCAGGCCATAGATCATATCCTGAGCGAGGGACTAGTTCACATGGTAGAGGGCCCCAAGGACTGCATCGCCATGCATGCGGCAGGGTATCAAAACACGGTCGCCCTGTGCGGATCGGCCCTGTCCGACGAACAGATAGAGCTACTAAAAAGATATGCTCGCCGGGTGTCATTGGTGCTGGATGGCGACGAAGCCGGACAAAATGCCGCTGCCCGCATCGAAAAACAGTTGGCAGATGCCGGCTTTATGGTGATGAACTGCCTCCTTCCCGAAGGCGAAGACCCCGACTCCCTATTCCACCGATACGGCAAAGAGGGCTTCTGCACCATCTTCCGCGAAAGTGCCTACAACAGGAGGGTGAAAAAGTTTGGAGGAACACTTGATGATGAATCCGGAGAAAGCGATATACGGGTGGCTCTATTCTGCGACGACGAACTGGAAGTGATAGCCCTGCATCAGCAAAACCTGATGGAGCGTCCCAGATTGGAAAGGTTGGAAGCAGAAATCCGGATGGAGATGGATCACCTGATGGGGATACTTTTCTATACCACCAACAAACCCGAACGGACCGAAGTGCTCCAAAGGCTTGTACACGCCAGCAAACGCCTTAACATCCTGTACAAGGAACTGAACAGGCCCCACGGCACCTACAACAAACAAATACGCATTAAATAA
- a CDS encoding outer membrane beta-barrel family protein: MKKLILCFLTTLLIPLLAQAQSDVNSPYSIKGQVVDSLTNETVPYATLSIAVSSTPHKAEKLLACDIDGKFETVLKTPGTYIITMQSIGKATSKTQFTLTEAKKKMDLGKLYMTEDTKRLGEITVTAQKPLVKVEVDKITYNLDEDPEAVTSTTLDMLRKVPMVTVDGDDKIQLKGSGNFKIYMNGKPSNLISNNPGDVLKSMPANSVKNIEVITEPGAKYDAEGVGGIINIITKSALQGYTGTVRASGSSTGTIGGGAYVTAKIGKLGITGNYNYHYRNSPYNDYNSYRENFNSNEMKYLTQDGKSKNKGPGQYGYLELSYEIDTLNLLSLSANRYAGRSRSLSETNELMRNADEDPVYQFTRNSNARYTYGGNELNLDFQHSTSLKDELLTISYKYNDSPNGSSNNTEIDGILNYNDRLESTNNDASTSEHTGQVDYTRPLSKTQSLEVGAKYILRQSDSETERFINDLPVTDINADFNHTQHIYSGYGGYNLKFKKVAFKAGLRAEGTSLKVKGDNEFNADYFDLVPSATLSYQVNMSQNIRLGYNMRIQRPGIWYLNPYVNTTDPLNISYGNTELDAEKSHNISFNYSMFTQKLNVNASVNYSFVNNGIEQYTFIAPDKPGVTQTTYDNIGKNRNIGLYLYGSWNPVSVFRVYLNGGMDYRDMKSENWGNNSGFNYQAFAGIQYTMPKDFRINLNGGYYAPRIQLQGKSSAFYYTGITLNKDFLKKKLTVSLSCQDPLWKTKEMKSTTQDANFYRQNINRMTGRSFYVNVSWRFGDLKSAIKKVKRGISNDDIKSGGSGQSTEGGGA; this comes from the coding sequence ATGAAAAAATTAATCCTTTGTTTTTTGACGACTCTACTTATTCCGTTGTTAGCCCAGGCGCAATCGGATGTTAACTCTCCCTACTCCATTAAAGGACAGGTAGTCGATTCCCTTACAAATGAAACCGTGCCCTATGCAACTTTGTCGATCGCTGTTAGCAGCACGCCCCATAAGGCGGAAAAGCTACTGGCTTGCGATATTGACGGGAAATTTGAAACCGTATTGAAAACACCCGGCACTTACATCATCACCATGCAATCAATCGGCAAGGCTACCTCCAAAACACAGTTCACCCTTACCGAGGCTAAGAAAAAGATGGACCTGGGCAAGTTGTACATGACCGAAGACACAAAGCGGTTGGGCGAAATTACCGTTACCGCCCAAAAGCCTTTGGTAAAGGTGGAGGTAGACAAGATTACCTACAACCTGGATGAAGACCCCGAGGCTGTAACCAGCACCACGCTGGATATGCTTCGCAAGGTTCCGATGGTTACTGTGGACGGCGATGACAAGATTCAGCTGAAAGGATCGGGTAACTTTAAAATCTACATGAATGGTAAGCCATCTAATCTGATTTCGAATAACCCGGGCGATGTCTTGAAAAGTATGCCGGCCAATTCTGTAAAAAACATTGAAGTGATAACCGAACCCGGTGCCAAATACGATGCCGAAGGGGTTGGGGGTATTATCAACATCATCACAAAAAGTGCGCTGCAGGGATACACCGGAACCGTACGTGCAAGCGGAAGCTCAACAGGTACCATTGGCGGAGGTGCCTACGTTACCGCCAAGATTGGAAAACTGGGGATAACGGGCAATTATAACTATCATTACCGCAACAGTCCGTATAACGACTATAACTCGTATCGCGAAAACTTTAACAGCAACGAGATGAAGTACCTTACGCAAGATGGTAAATCGAAGAATAAAGGTCCCGGTCAGTATGGCTACCTGGAGCTAAGCTACGAAATCGATACGTTGAACCTGCTTAGCCTTTCGGCCAACCGCTATGCCGGACGCTCACGCAGTTTGTCGGAAACCAACGAACTGATGCGCAATGCTGACGAGGATCCTGTCTATCAGTTTACCCGTAACAGCAACGCAAGGTACACCTACGGCGGCAACGAGTTGAACCTGGACTTCCAGCACTCTACCTCCCTGAAGGATGAATTGCTTACCATTTCATATAAGTACAATGATTCTCCAAACGGAAGCAGCAACAATACCGAAATAGATGGTATTCTAAACTACAACGACCGCCTGGAAAGTACAAACAACGATGCTTCCACCAGCGAGCATACCGGACAGGTAGACTATACTCGTCCGCTTAGCAAAACCCAGTCCCTCGAGGTAGGAGCCAAGTATATTCTCCGTCAGAGCGACAGTGAAACCGAACGTTTTATTAACGACCTGCCGGTAACCGATATCAATGCCGACTTTAACCATACCCAGCATATCTATTCCGGTTACGGAGGGTATAACCTGAAGTTTAAAAAAGTAGCATTCAAAGCGGGTCTGCGTGCCGAAGGTACCAGTCTGAAGGTGAAGGGCGACAATGAGTTTAATGCCGACTATTTTGATTTGGTTCCTTCGGCTACCTTGTCGTACCAGGTCAATATGAGTCAGAATATCCGTCTGGGTTACAACATGCGTATTCAGCGTCCGGGTATCTGGTACCTGAACCCCTATGTAAACACTACCGACCCGTTGAATATCAGCTACGGTAATACGGAGCTTGATGCGGAGAAGAGTCACAACATCTCCTTCAACTACAGCATGTTCACACAGAAATTAAACGTGAATGCCAGCGTTAACTACTCTTTTGTTAACAACGGTATTGAACAATATACCTTTATCGCTCCCGATAAACCCGGAGTTACGCAGACTACCTACGACAATATCGGCAAGAACCGCAACATCGGTCTGTATCTTTACGGTAGCTGGAATCCGGTAAGTGTGTTCCGTGTTTACCTGAACGGGGGAATGGACTACCGGGATATGAAAAGTGAAAACTGGGGGAATAACAGTGGTTTCAACTACCAGGCTTTTGCCGGTATCCAGTACACGATGCCCAAAGATTTCCGTATCAACCTGAACGGTGGTTACTATGCTCCGCGTATTCAGCTGCAGGGAAAATCGTCTGCGTTTTATTATACGGGAATTACGCTTAATAAAGATTTCTTAAAAAAGAAACTTACCGTATCTTTGTCGTGTCAGGATCCGTTGTGGAAGACAAAAGAGATGAAGTCGACCACCCAGGATGCAAACTTTTACAGACAGAATATCAACCGGATGACCGGACGTAGCTTTTATGTGAATGTTTCCTGGCGTTTCGGAGATTTGAAGAGTGCCATTAAGAAAGTTAAGCGCGGTATTTCCAACGACGACATAAAATCCGGAGGATCCGGACAAAGCACCGAAGGAGGTGGCGCATAA
- a CDS encoding SagB/ThcOx family dehydrogenase — MKLYVVIFLACCFSFGLSAQGLEEIKLLAPDKTRGNSMMQAFANRHSARVFANKKLSVKDLSDLLWAANGVNRADKGMRTAPSALNKQDIDVYVVLAEGAYLYDAKAHTLKPVAKGDYRPLLAGGQDFVNKAPACLLMVSDLSRFGEEKEYTRMMAAMDAGIVSQNINLFCAGAGLSTVPRASMDQAGLRKALKLKDSQIPLMNNPVGYPVK, encoded by the coding sequence ATGAAGCTGTATGTTGTAATCTTTTTGGCGTGTTGTTTTTCTTTCGGTCTTTCTGCTCAGGGCCTGGAAGAGATAAAGTTACTTGCACCCGATAAAACCAGGGGTAATTCCATGATGCAGGCTTTTGCCAACAGGCATTCCGCCCGTGTTTTTGCCAATAAAAAATTATCTGTTAAAGATCTTTCGGACCTTTTGTGGGCCGCCAATGGTGTAAACCGGGCCGATAAAGGGATGCGTACCGCACCTTCGGCATTAAATAAGCAAGACATCGACGTGTATGTGGTCCTTGCCGAAGGAGCTTATCTGTACGATGCCAAGGCGCATACCCTTAAGCCTGTGGCCAAGGGAGATTACAGACCCTTGCTGGCCGGAGGGCAGGATTTCGTGAATAAAGCACCTGCCTGCCTTTTGATGGTTTCGGATTTATCCCGTTTTGGCGAAGAGAAGGAGTATACCCGGATGATGGCTGCAATGGATGCCGGTATAGTTTCGCAAAACATCAACCTGTTTTGTGCCGGAGCCGGACTAAGCACCGTACCCCGTGCATCGATGGACCAGGCCGGACTACGAAAAGCCCTCAAATTAAAGGACTCTCAAATCCCCTTGATGAATAACCCCGTTGGTTATCCGGTTAAATAA